In Carassius carassius chromosome 7, fCarCar2.1, whole genome shotgun sequence, one genomic interval encodes:
- the tmem132a gene encoding transmembrane protein 132A, whose amino-acid sequence MDYKKNLLLQGVMDVLSLSGLKWKSSTMRLITLHLFIILSHCQTPPSPSLPVRVTVPSPWQSLPLSQADLGLLFTNSSPFTSTQSLLLMPPSGTAFKPLLRATFGSYTITQVMSEPIPPLTPSLTASLLSKTIVKEKEGDRGERFKVQVLFHMRGDAKRGTCVSLHAFKQTEEQKASCITQPPFGLCVVTLKLSNDWFESTQNIKANLDQIFMQRHLSRNRSRSRNRGRRHPNLPGGLRGQSNQIQLYYSSFGFVSSPEGGPPRCVEEVLQQSERKLYYIGPVGLEDQQINKTEQSSECLDRHAEEKLWLDFNVLIVYSKGPVKAGQPVRVSVNLRANISVESLTIRLKVKKGLLSLGVHPVTNSELWMVNVERTTGSKHDVISIISHSTGTLPDNTGTSALSQVSCLSFEALHRDFGVAITVTASWWVEYSTRKFAVSPHGTATSFFSFTDREVVGIAAITESNTIINTAILTSQPVSLPVVVLAVGLDGKVSDVTTAVKCHSANEDIIKVSHDCSVLFVDGSESGRGSICVELEFSLGMHSGSLCLAVWAPVVPLRVFLSDSVLSPIKGWSYFSESRCEPVYQRSTIQILAQFSAQSAAQGQPTYMLGSPDWFVDVTELVRDWLRIENPYIAALDKQKYLVGLKPGITSLLVISSQWDGVLGRANVIVSSEAVTPGDLSVQLVGGLGLSINSSPSHPSIVTATVNAHNTLYNHGQEASISVWIQFDDDTTIPVNAYSGIPCTLRLSSLAESVVAVTPAPSQHILAQGDGGGPLVKAELLVSTCEPTFNHVEPEVIQKRGEVKRLAKGSGWIRVNLNMDFWPMGSEETNFEMHDVTDMFVDSNKDLYDNFEDQQMTVNSTIDYDVGNDVFRRNDLEQAFLIPNHEESAVYLSPGVEKGRKEVKTADRQVEIGIAAVLSLLCLSSLLFLVNCLPCVLREQRNRERREGNVKDTVEEDGETAEEHEEKAEGKQCSEVVTGKDRGERK is encoded by the exons aTGGACTACAAGAAGAATTTATTGTTACAGGGTGTTATGGATGTGCTGAGTCTTTCTGGACTCAAATGGAAGTCTTCTACTATGAGACTGATAACCCTTCACTTATTCATAATCCTCT CCCATTGTCAGACGCCTCCTTCCCCATCACTTCCAGTCCGGGTCACTGTTCCCTCACCATGGCagtctctccccctctctcaggCTGATCTGGGCCTTCTCTTCACCAACTCCAGCCCCTTCACCTCCACCCAGTCCTTGTTGCTCATGCCTCCATCTGGAACAGCTTTCAAACCTCTTCTTCGAGCTACATTTGGTTCCTACACCATCACACAG GTGATGTCTGAACCCATTCCTCCCCTGACTCCATCTCTCACTGCATCGCTGCTTTCTAAAACCATCGTGAAAGAGAAAGAAGGTGACAGAGGAGAGCGGTTTAAGGTGCAAGTGCTGTTTCATATGAGGGGTGATGCTAAAAGAGGAACCTGCGTTAGTCTCCATGCTTTCaaacagacagaagaacagaAAGCTTCCTGCATCACTCAG CCACCTTTTGGGTTGTGTGTGGTCACTCTGAAACTTTCAAACGACTGGTTTGAGTCGACTCAGAACATCAAGGCAAACCTGGACCAGATTTTCATGCAACGTCACCTGAGCAGAAACCGCTCTCGTTCTCGTAACCGTGGGAGAAGGCATCCGAATTTGCCAGGAGGACTCCGGGGCCAGTCTAACCAAATTCAGCTCTACTACTCTTCCTTTGGCTTTGTGTCCAGTCCTGAAGGCGGACCCCCTCGATGTGTGGAGGAAGTATTGCAGCAGTCTGAGAGGAAGTTGTACTACATTGGTCCTGTGGGACTTGAAGATCAACAGATCAACAAGACAGAGCAGAGCTCTGAATGTTTAGACAGACACGCGGAAGAAAAACTTTGGCTGGATTTCAATGTGCTGATTGTCTACAGCAAAGGGCCTGTAAAAGCTGGCCAACCAGTCAGAGTGTCAGTGAACCTGAGGGCAAATATTAGTGTGGAGTCACTGACCATTAg ACTAAAAGTGAAAAAAGGGTTGTTATCTCTAGGAGTTCACCCAGTCACAAACTCTGAGCTGTGGATGGTTAATGTAGAAAGGACAACAGGTTCAAAACATGATGTTATTTCCATCATTAGCCACAGCACTGGTACTCTTCCAGACAACACTgg TACTTCTGCTCTAAGCCAGGTATCCTGTCTCTCATTTGAGGCTTTACACAGAGACTTTGGCGTAGCGATAACTGTCACTGCTAGCTGGTGGGTGGAGTACTCAACACGCAAGTTTGCAGTATCACCACACGGCACAGCGACAAGCTTTTTCTCCTTTACTGACAGAGAAGTGGTGGGCATTGCAGCCATCACCGAG AGCAACACAATTATCAACACGGCTATCTTGACGAGCCAGCCTGTGTCACTTCCTGTCGTTGTCCTAGCGGTGGGCCTTGACGGCAAAGTATCAGATGTGACCACAGCGGTGAAGTGTCATTCAGCCAATGAAGATATCATTAAG GTGTCTCATGATTGCTCTGTGCTTTTTGTGGATGGGAGTGAATCAGGAAGGGGCAGCATCTGTGTGGAGCTGGAGTTTTCTTTGGGAATGCACAGTGGCTCTTTGTGCTTGGCTGTGTGGGCTCCTGTAGTTCCACTGCGTGTGTTTCTCTCTGACTCTGTCCTGAGTCCCATCAAAGGCTGGAGCTACTTCAGTGAGAGCAG GTGTGAACCAGTTTATCAGAGGTCCACTATACAGATTTTGGCACAATTTAGTGCCCAATCAGCAGCTCAAGGCCAACCAACCTACATGCTTGGATCACCGGACTGGTTTGTGGATGTGACTGAACTTGTCCGAGACTGGCTGAGGATAGAAAACCCATATATTGCAGCTCTTGATAAACAAAAATATCTTGTTGGCTTGAAGCCTGGAATTACATCATTATTG GTGATATCAAGTCAGTGGGATGGAGTGCTTGGAAGAGCTAATGTCATTGTATCCTCTGAAGCAGTCACTCCTGGTGACCTCTCCGTTCAGTTGGTGGGAGGGCTTGGCCTGTCCATTAATTCCAGCCCATCTCACCCATCTATTGTCACAGCAACAGTGAATGCTCACAACACACTGTATAACCACGGGCAA GAAGCATCCATCAGTGTTTGGATCCAGTTTGATGATGACACCACCATACCTGTAAATGCCTATAGTGGGATTCCCTGTACTCTCCGGCTCTCCTCTTTGGCTGAGTCCGTGGTTGCTGTGACACCTGCTCCATCCCAGCACATTTTGGCACAAGGTGATGGCGGTGGGCCTCTTGTGAAAGCCGAGCTTCTGGTTTCCACCTGTGAACCAACATTTAACCACGTTGAACCAGAAGTAATCCAAAAAAGAGGTGAAGTAAAAAGATTGGCTAAAGGTTCTGGCTGGATAAGGGTGAATCTGAACATGGACTTTTGGCCAATGGGAAGTGAGGAAACCAACTTTGAGATGCATGATGTGACTGATATGTTTGTAGACTCTAACAAGGATCTGTATGATAACTTTGAAGATCAACAAATGACGGTAAACTCCACAATTGACTATGATGTTGGTAATGACGTGTTCAGAAGAAATGACTTGGAGCAGGCGTTTTTGATTCCAAACCATGAAGAGAGTGCCGTGTATTTATCCCCTGGAGTGGAAAAAGGGAGGAAAGAGGTTAAAACTGCTGACAGACAAGTAGAGATTGGTATTGCAGCTGTCctttctcttctctgtctctcttctctcCTTTTCCTGGTCAACTGCCTGCCATGTGTTTTGAGAGAACAGAGGAACAGAGAAAGACGAGAGGGGAATGTAAAAGACACTGTGGAGGAAGATGGGGAAACTGCAGAAGAGCACGAAGAGAAAGCAGAGGGAAAACAGTGTAGCGAAGTGGTAACAGGAAAGGACAGAGGGGAAAGGAAATGA
- the LOC132143125 gene encoding T-cell surface glycoprotein CD5: protein MENSLLMILTALLLLGVQGISAQFSINTSTPSTPRPTIATTSTTLQATCPKLTEYIIKSELFQLKFIRKAGPCEGQLYVNSHERQGYLCSRSDISISWWSGVCKDRRCGDFKGFKHTSTQAKGLLLTSNMTFIDTAKCNGLYIMCEDPLGTELAAYKAVTGILIFLILGVILVQFGRPTYKAIRKRFSKKRQSRWVGPTQSVCYNRGQGPPNKNTDKRQSFPGLERLTVNQSREPSSNRNSDYDSYGYS, encoded by the exons ATGGAAAACTCTCTGCTGATGATTCTTACGGCGCTCCTGCTCCTTGGAGTTC AAGGAATCTCAGCTCAGTTCTCGATCAACACCTCAACCCCCTCAACCCCACGACCCACTATTGCTACAACATCCACTACCCTACAGGCCACATGTCCGAAACTCACAGAATATATTattaagtctgagctgtttcagcTGAAGTTCATAAGGAAGGCCGGTCCATGCGAAGGTCAGCTGTATGTGAATTCTCATGAGCGTCAAGGGTATTTGTGCTCTAGAAGTGATATATCAATCAGTTGGTGGTCTGGAGTGTGTAAGGACAGAAGATGTGGAGACTTCAAAGGCTTTAAGCACACTTCAACCCAAGCTAAAGGTTTATTGCTCACAAGTAATATGACATTCATCGATACTGCTAAGTGCAACGGCCTGTATATCATGTGTgaag ATCCTCTTGGAACAGAGTTGGCTGCTTATAAAGCGGTAACTGGCATATTAATTTTCTTGATCTTGGGTGTCATTCTGGTTCAGTTCGGTCGGCCCACGTACAAAGCCATCCGCAAACGAT TTTCAAAAAAGCGTCAGAGTCGCTGGGTCGGTCCGACTCAGAGCG tgtGCTATAATAGAGGTCAAGGACCCccaaacaaaaacacagacaagAGACAGTCCTTTCCTG GTTTGGAGAGGCTGACAGTAAACCAGAGCAGAGAGCCCTCATCCAACAGAAACAGTGACTATGACTCATACGGATACAGCTGA